In a single window of the Candidatus Kaiserbacteria bacterium genome:
- the smpB gene encoding SsrA-binding protein SmpB — MALIVHKRVTFDFEILETYEAGVSLLGTEVKSLRNGQGKLDGAHVIIRGGEAFLVGASIPAFQQVNAGKGYDPERPRKLLLNKKEIQILDQGSERQGLTIVPIKWHNVNSKIKLRIALARGKKKQDKRESIKERDVKRDLARDFKYQ, encoded by the coding sequence ATGGCACTCATTGTACACAAACGGGTCACCTTTGATTTTGAAATCCTCGAGACCTACGAGGCGGGTGTTTCCCTGCTCGGTACCGAGGTAAAATCACTCCGTAATGGCCAAGGGAAACTAGACGGAGCGCACGTGATTATCCGTGGTGGCGAAGCATTTCTCGTGGGTGCGTCTATTCCCGCTTTCCAGCAAGTAAATGCAGGCAAAGGGTATGACCCCGAGCGTCCCCGCAAACTCCTCCTCAATAAAAAGGAAATTCAAATTCTCGACCAAGGGAGCGAACGCCAGGGTTTGACAATAGTGCCCATTAAGTGGCATAATGTTAATTCAAAAATCAAGCTACGTATTGCCCTTGCCCGTGGAAAGAAAAAGCAAGACAAGCGTGAAAGTATCAAAGAACGCGACGTGAAGCGCGACCTCGCCCGCGATTTTAAGTACCAGTAG